One Pseudonocardia sediminis DNA window includes the following coding sequences:
- the gltX gene encoding glutamate--tRNA ligase, whose translation MSTPAQVRVRFSPSPTGTPHVGLIRTALFNWAHARHHGGAFVFRIEDTDASRDSAESYDALLDALNWLGLDWDEGPEIGGPHAPYRQSERGEYYADALRRLVDAGEVYESFSNADEIEARHRAAGRDPKLGYDNADRDLTPEQVEAFRAEGRAPVYRLRMPSADVTFTDLIRGDVTFRAGQVPDFVLARGDGTPLYPLTNPLDDALMGITHVLRGEDLLSSTPRQIALLEALQRVGIGNGPLTYAHLPLVTGEGNRKLSKRDPQSNLFAYRDRGFTPEGLLNYLALLGWSIAEDRDVFTLDEMVSAFDVGRVSANAARFDLKKAEAINAAHLRLLEPDDFAARLLPYLRAEGVLDGEPDDAQRAMLTAAAPLVQERSTVLSDAARMLAFLFVDEEAFTLDPDAAEKNLGADAAPILQAAIAGLEKLEEWTTEAVETSLKESLVDGLGLKPRKAFAPIRVAISGRTVSPPLYESMELLGRERSLGRLGAGVRRSEGVG comes from the coding sequence GGTCCGGGTCCGGTTCTCCCCGTCCCCGACCGGTACCCCGCACGTCGGCCTCATCCGCACCGCCCTGTTCAACTGGGCGCACGCCCGGCACCACGGTGGGGCGTTCGTCTTCCGGATCGAGGACACCGACGCCTCCCGCGACTCCGCCGAGTCCTACGACGCGCTGCTCGACGCGCTGAACTGGCTCGGCCTGGACTGGGACGAGGGGCCCGAGATCGGCGGCCCGCACGCGCCCTACCGGCAGAGCGAGCGCGGCGAGTACTACGCCGACGCGCTGCGCCGCCTGGTCGACGCCGGCGAGGTCTACGAGTCGTTCTCCAACGCCGACGAGATCGAGGCCCGCCACCGTGCCGCCGGCCGCGACCCGAAGCTGGGCTACGACAACGCCGACCGGGACCTGACGCCCGAGCAGGTGGAGGCGTTCCGGGCCGAGGGTCGCGCGCCCGTCTACCGGCTGCGGATGCCGTCGGCCGACGTGACGTTCACCGACCTGATCCGCGGCGACGTCACGTTCCGTGCCGGGCAGGTGCCCGACTTCGTGCTCGCCCGCGGCGACGGCACCCCGCTCTACCCGCTGACCAACCCCCTCGACGACGCGCTGATGGGCATCACCCACGTGCTGCGCGGCGAGGACCTGCTCTCCTCCACCCCGCGCCAGATCGCGCTGCTGGAGGCGCTGCAGAGGGTCGGTATCGGGAACGGCCCACTGACGTACGCGCACCTGCCGCTCGTCACCGGCGAGGGCAACCGCAAGCTGTCCAAGCGTGACCCGCAGTCGAACCTGTTCGCCTACCGCGACCGCGGGTTCACCCCCGAGGGCCTGCTCAACTACCTGGCCCTGCTCGGCTGGTCGATCGCCGAGGACCGCGACGTCTTCACCCTCGACGAGATGGTCTCCGCCTTCGACGTCGGCCGCGTCTCGGCGAACGCCGCCCGCTTCGACCTGAAGAAGGCCGAGGCGATCAACGCCGCGCACCTGCGCCTGCTCGAGCCCGACGACTTCGCCGCCCGGCTGCTGCCGTACCTGCGGGCCGAGGGCGTCCTGGACGGCGAGCCGGACGACGCGCAGCGCGCGATGCTCACCGCGGCCGCACCGCTGGTGCAGGAGCGCAGCACGGTGCTCTCCGACGCCGCCCGGATGCTCGCGTTCCTCTTCGTCGACGAGGAGGCGTTCACGCTCGACCCGGACGCCGCGGAGAAGAACCTCGGCGCCGACGCCGCCCCGATCCTGCAGGCCGCGATCGCCGGGCTGGAGAAGCTCGAGGAGTGGACCACCGAGGCCGTCGAGACCTCGCTGAAGGAGTCCCTCGTCGACGGGCTGGGGCTCAAGCCGCGCAAGGCCTTCGCCCCGATCCGGGTCGCGATCAGCGGCCGGACCGTGTCCCCGCCGCTCTACGAGTCGATGGAGCTGCTGGGTCGTGAGCGGTCGCTGGGTCGCCTGGGGGCCGGTGTCCGGCGCTCCGAGGGCGTGGGTTAG